The window TGGTATCTTAAAATCAAGTGCATTTGTGTTTAAGGGAAATTTACACCCAataaaattcattttaaaaatagataaaaCAGATAAAACAACTTTTGTAAAGCACTTGTAAATTGCAATTGTAAAATATTAAGAATAAAGTCAGATCAATCGGTCATTAAAAGAGTTAAAAGGGAACAGTTAAAAGATTAGATAGAAGCGgataaaaagaagaaatctATCATGTATATCAAAACGTTCATAAAAAGAATCAATTCATTGTGTCTCAGTTTCCATGCCCTAAATGAGGTAGGAAGACAAAAAAGAGGCTGAGGACGCCTCAGCTGCCTCCAAAGCTAACAGCTGCTTaaaaaggtcagaggtcagaaTATCCTCATCCTCAAGAAGGCTGCTGGTGTCTGAGGGAGAACTCGAAAAGCAGTTGGAGGTCACCTCGGAAAACTCCTTAAATAGGCCGGAGGTCAGGTCGTCCTCATGCAAGCTGCTGCTACATAAGGGTGAATCCCAGAAGGAGCTAGTGGACATCTCCAGCTCCTCCAACGTCTTAAATAGGCCGGAGGTCGTCAGGTCGTTCTCATACAGCATGCATGAGGATGAGGACGAAGATGGAGGCAACTCAAAACCCTGACCGATGGTGCAGCCAAGGTTCTCATTCGGCCCTGCCCCCCAAATGCTCGTATATGGCAAGAAGGGCTGCCTCGGCACCGCCAAGTGGCCAGTCAGGTCCGCTTTGGGGGCCTCAAAGTGGCTGAAAGTGACAGAGGGGGGTGCCGGTGCAGGGATGTCAGGTACACGCACTGCAAACACAAAAACGCCAGTCACTACCGAGATGAGATTCACTGCGAGTCTTCTATCGCTAAACAGAATGCTCAGTTTGGATTGGCTCTGTCAGGTGATCAGTTCAAAAAATTCAAAGAAACATTTTCTGAGACATACCTGTATTATTATTGCCCATCAAAGAAGCACGCGGTTGGACATTATTGGTGCGTTTGGATTTTTTGGTACTAGCCCacactctctttttcttttgaccctgcacaaaacacaaaatcatgtcgtttcacacaaaaacacttttttaattttttttttaattgttccgATGGATTCTAACTCACATAGTTATCTCGACAGGACCAATGCGGGTGCAAGCTGGCATGGATCTGGTTGAGCCGATCCGATTCATCAAAGTACTTTTCCTTCTTGTCCTGCGTGAGCGACTTCCACTGTGGATTTAATGAGaaagtgtccaaaaaaaaaaccacatgcgCGCGTGAATGCGTGGGCATTGTACTTACCATCTGCCCCAAGACTTTATTAACGGATGCGCTGTCTTTTGGCTCTCCGCCTGAATTTTCAAGTTGAGCTTTGACAAAAGGCCGCTGCTCCTTCATAAATAACATAAACGCGTTCGGTGGTTTTTTGATATACGGCTTGGAAGGAGTCTGGCGTTCTTTTCTCCAACTGGAAAATCAAAAGCACAAGCAAACGCATGTCACCATCGTGTTCAAAGGAATACattttgcagaaactgaggatTTACCGTCCTTTTTGGGGTGTTGGTGGTAAAATCGGAGTGAGCTGGTAACATCCTGGTGGTGGTATGTTATTGGACAAGTGTCCAAGGCTACAGAAAAATACGTACGTTAGACTGCAGATATGTTGACGATAGAAACATGATATGATATACAGTTGTTACTTACATCACTCGATCAGGCAGGTGGCACCAAGGTTCCACCGAGTATGCATCCAGAATCtgcaaaaaattattattatttatgagaAACACGTAACTATTCCATTTTTCATGTTCTCGTGCATGATTCTCCTCAAAATCCAGAGTTTGCATTAGTTGTTCATACTTTAATCTTCATTCAGATCTGGGTGAAATTCCTCATTAAACATCTGGAACACTAAATTGAACATTTTAGTTTTTCCGTCCCGAATTGTAATTGTGTCTTCAAGTTTGTGCATGTTCCAATAAGTTTCAGAAAATTTATTAATTCGAAAACGTTTCTTTATTGAAGTTATTTGGGTCTAAAACTTTTCCTTACCTGATTTTGACGGTTTGGCATCATCTTGAAATCGGCGTTGGTTAATTTTTGTGCGTCTGATCGACGTGTTTCTGACTTCCGAAATGATGTCTACCCGTTATGATCGGCGTTATCATCAAGGCGTACTTAAAAAAGAAAGGCCTCCTCATCAGCCAATCACAACACAGGGATTGCCTTTGATACATCACCGGATATTACGCACATCGAAcatgaaagagcagctatgctAACCTGCTAGGTGGCTAACTAACGTCTGGACGTGGCTAGACATTCAATTTGTTaaagattcaaaataaaaattcatggcacTTTAAACatcttttgatgttttttttattttttattattatccgAAACGCAAAAATGTTCAATCTGGTTAACAGGTCGTCACATTTTGAGGATTAAAGTGTAAAATGGAATTATGTCAGTAgaatttaaagaaacaaaatattttcagttGCCTTTACTTTTGAATGCTTTTTAACTTTTGCAAGGACCAAATGGTATAAACTAGAAAAAGAACTAGAAAATGcagtttctggagaaattgcgtgtaaAGGCaaatgggaattaaaaaaaaaaaattgcaccaacattttttaaaatttggaacaaaacgaaAACTACAGGTTCAAGAGGTTCAGTTTGGAGTTCAAAGGTTGAAACGGGTCTAATCGGACAAAAATtgtaaaagttagagcaaatgttatatttaggtcacttctggtttcatTTAAGGCACTTGTTGAACTAAGGTCAATTCCGGTTTATTTAATAAACCCAAGTTACATAGAACTAACAAtaagtccattttttttctttgtattagTGCAAAGAAGAAGACGTAAATTATAAAAATCTTTATATGAAATGAATTGTCCCTTTTACTAAATATATTATGAACAACCTAAGAGCTTTTAAGAAAAGTATGTGCAATTTCAACAACGCTTTTACTCACTTGAACATTTATTCAAGTGCAAAACTCACATAACATATGGGATGCATAAGAAACAATGCAAAGAAAACTGACAAGAAAACGGACTAGCACTGACTTTCCCAGCAATTACAACAGCAAATTGTCAGAGCTGTTTATTTTGATCGTGCAATGTTGAAAGCAGCATTCCATAGGATTTAGTCTTGCTCAGTATTTGCCCCTGAAACTTGGCATCTTTTAGCCTGCACAAGTGCACCAATATCAGGCATCATGTCCTGAGAAGCAGCCAGTTTCAGAATCTCATTTAAGTGCTTATGTGTGAGCTTTGAGCGaagctttgttttattaatattcattactgaaaagagctttaacttgaatGCACGTATGCTGTCGTCATACTGTTACAATTTTTTTGCGTCCttgcaacaattttttttagattattcaAGTGCTCTGTAATATTATCAACCATAAATGCAAGGTCCTGCAGCCAAAGTGGGCACTGAAATTCCTTAAcaggttttccttttttctccatgaAGTGTCCAATTTGCCCACGTAGATCAAAGAAGCGCTTCAACACAGCACCTCTGCTTAACCATCTTACTTCAGTGTGGTATGGCAGACCATGggtcatcaaagtcaaagtcaaagtcagctttattgtcaatctctccacatgtcacaacacacaaagacacacattacgttttctctatcccacggtgacaagacatattacacgatagacatacaagtaagcgacacaatataaaaacaagaaggcaaaaattcaaacaataaatagtaagagtgatgaacaaataataaataaacagataacacagtaaataagaggagcgaaacggagccagcaagcatagcgcaaaagtacaggacgctacgcagaacggggaatcgagttcaggatcctaacagcctggagtatgaagctgttgttgagtctggtggtgcgggagcgcaggctcctgtacctcttcccagagggcagaagatcaaacaaagagtgagcggggtgactcacatcactcacaatcgcggtcgccttgcgggtgagatgggagatgtaaatgtctttcaaggaggggagtgaagcaccaatgatcttaccagccgtgttcactatgcgctgcagggccttcaagttgtagtcagtgcagccgccaccccaaacagcaaaacagctggagaggacgctctcaatggtgccacggtaaaacgtagtcatgacggccggaggagcgctcgctcgcctgagtttccgcaggaagtacaggcggcgctgggccttctttgccagtgatgcggtgttggtggaccaggagagatcctcactgatgtgcacccccaggaacctggcgctccccactctctccaccacagcaccgtcgatggtcagcggcaggtgttgggtgtgacccttccggaagtcaacaacaatctccttggtcttgtcgacgttcagcaggaggttgttgtccctgcaccacgtggtcagaaggtcaacctccagcctgtactgagtctcgtctcccttggtgatgagacccaccagagtcgtgtcgtcagcaaacttcactatgcggttgtcgctgtaggttgcagcgcagtcatgcgtcaggagggtgaagagcagcggactgagcacgcagccttggggggcccccgtgctcagcgtgatgctgggggagattttgtcgcccacacgtaccacctgtggcctctgacagaggaagtccagtagccagttgcagaggtaggtactgaggcccagcttgtcaagtttgctgatgagacgttgtggcacaatggtgttgaaggcagaagtgaagtccacaaacagcaatctcacatacgagtccctcctctccaggtgggtgagggccgagtggagggcagagtgttacagtcactgagaaaactgTCAAACTGACGATGATGTAGACCTCTGGCTCGGATGAAATTAACAGTTCGGACAACCACCTCCATGAAGTGATCCATTTTTAGCGACTTGCAACATAATGCCTCCTGATGCAAAATGCAATGAAATATCCAAAAATCACCTCTTCCATTTGCGGCTTGTACTCTCTTTCTGAACTTTGTCACAACACCTGCCTTTTTCCCGATCATTGACGGCGCACCATCAGTAGCCAGGCTTACGGCGCGGGACCAGTCCGCCCCGACTCTGTCCAGCGCTCCAACAACGGAGCGGAAAATGTCATCAGCTGTTGTGGTGTCGGTCATAGGCACCAACTCGAGAAACTCTTCTGTGACAGTCAAAGTCTCGTCAACTCCACGAATGAATATGGCCAGTTGAGCGACGTCCGTAATATCAGTACTCTCATCAATTGCAATGGAAAATGCCAGAAATGACTCCCCTTTGCGTTTCAGTTGGCTGTCCAAGTCTGCCGATAGTTCCAAAATCCTGTCTGCCACGGTATTTCACGTCAAGCTAATATTGGCAAAAGCTTGTCACTTCTCAGGACACACAATTCCGGCAGCCTTCAGCATAGAGTTTTTGACAaacttcttcattttcatgccgttttttttttcggtcttgcatgaatgtgcttgcgctattctatgtgcgcgatgttatccattcaccgtttgcctcccggacccggatgttgttttagcgatcagcgaacggcgcgggtgatgttagattttttttcctgtgggcgtgcgcccctactggaagaattcctggctacgcctctgccctTCTAAAAGGCTTGCACACCCAAAAGAGTAGCTCTTTATTCAGGTAAATGTGAACATTCACAGAATGCTGATAACAAGAATTCCGCATTTTCACAGTGATGAGCTCCATTTTATCACAGCTGCAAGTATGCAGCAAAAACTTGGAATGAGACTTTGCAGCCAATTGAAAGTTGCACGGTAAGTCATTTTTAAGCTGGCACGTCGTCTTGTATGGCGGGCCCGTTGAACGTTTACGAGGCTCAATCAGCTTCCTTTGGTTGCCAGAAATTGCAGTACCGGACGCCGACGTGCAGTGGGCGCAATTTCACAATCTTCTGGCCAGAGTTTCAAAAAGCGACTTCAGTCAAGAGAACGAGTCTGATGTTTTTTCACTTTGGTATAAACCAGGGGCGCGCATACATGACAGATAATTGTGCTGATTTTGCTGCACGTCCATCAAAATTGGCCCACGTGGCTCGAGTACCTCAGCTGCTCTGTCGAGGTATCCGATGATCTGCGTGGCAGCGACCCTAACCCTATTCATAGAAACATTCCAAAACGTGCGGTGAAGCCATTCTCTGCTTGCAGTTCCCCACCGCCCCGTCCAGCAAACCCACGTTCTCACGATAAGCCTAAATGGCTGGGGGCGTCCGCAACAACCGTGAACCCCCGTTTACCGCGACCCGCCTGCAAACTTTCCGAAAAAAATATAACGGACATTTTGTAAATACTTTGGATGTTTTCTCATGTCGACGTttgcttagtttttttttttttttgcgttacAGCGCCATCTGCAGAATTTCACCACTCAAGTCTCAACGGACTTTGTGACTTGCAACCAAAATCTATTTATATGCACGTTTTGATATTCCTCTCTCGGCGCCGTCCCTCTAATTACGACTTTAGCCCATTGTTTGCAGACTTGCACTTCTGCCGCGCCTTTAAATCAAGAGCAAGCGAGGCCCGCGCACGCCGCGCAATcgcctcgccccccccccccccccagtcactagggatgggcggatcgatacaaaaAATATCGAtacaggctgctcatttttcagTATCGATCACCcgagctaaaatatcgatacttacaattatttaattatatttttcctcatttttttctgctccaatttgacgacttgcactcatgctagcactacttttccttccgcctgctgcaccggcgtgtcctgctctgctctgctcccgcccccttttctcacaagccaagccctcctcctccgcctcccgttccaatccaaactcaaacaagcatggccacggcggcggcccagtccgaacgtaagagaagtctggtttggaggtattatattttagttaataacaacgaggcaagatgtgaaatttgtcacaaaacgattaaatattgtggcaacaccacaaacttaacaaaacatttaagtaaaattcaccccacggttcatgaagagctgcagttgaaacgtgccgcagacactaaggcagcgacggaaaaccctgcagccacaccgaggctaaggtaccaaagtaccttagaagcagcgtttcagaaaggcaagacatatccaggtatcaggtgctaaccaaaaatcgtaagcatttgtggttgatgtgctatttgaagcaataattactgcgctttagtcagtcatttataaataaagttttccccttttcaatttgtggtcgaacgccatacgttttatttgtaactccacttcctataaacaacactaaagtattacaatattaaatgtaagtatccagtggacTTTCCAGAGGTCTGCGTTGCGTCGATACTCTGTGAGCTCAACAAAAAAGACCCAAtgctgccacctgctggccctattttttccccacaaataCACTTTCCCAGAAAAATGACTGAGCCAAAGTTGGCCACCAaacaaactttctttttttcaggttCAACTCAGATtcagatctttcttttttttttcaggttcaaATAATTGAAGTTGAACAATTTGACAAGAGTCTGGCGTGGTACCAGATGAGCGGGGCGCGCGATCACGAGTGACAGCTGAATAAGAACGCTGGGAACCACCCCCAGAGACAGCGCCTTTAGGGAGCACAGAAACGAAAGCAAATGGAACTAAACACTTACATACGCCATATTCATGACATTGGCAACTTTAGATCTAATGCCCGATACAAACTTATATTTTAAACGTATTATattttaagttaaagttaaaagttaaagtcccagtgatcgtcacacacacatctgggtgtggttaaaatttgtcctctgcatttaacccatccccatgtgatttttgatccatcccctgggggagaggggagcagtgagcagcagcggttccgcgctcgggaatcatttggtgatctaaccacccaattccaacccttaatgctgagtgccaagcagggaggcaatttttatagtctttggtatgacccggccggggtttgaacccacaacattccagtctcagggcggacactctaccccACTGAGCTGGTAAAGCGTGTGCTTCAGACATTCACCGTGAGAGGGCGACAGAGCAATATAAGACATCCCCCCACCATCCATTTACATGGCTACGCAGTCAATAGTATTAAGTGTGTATTTTTGCCTCGCAGAGAACTCCAGGCTCCGGGTCCCAGACCCCCTATATTTCGGCCCTGGTTGCACTACTTCTGTTTCCTGAAAAATAAGATTAATTCAACTCTTACAGTTGGTTAAGAGAGTTGTTTCTTCCTGTACATTGCTTCCCCAAACTATGAAGCATAAAGTGGCTAGCGGGGGAAATGCAGTTTTCCTCCATCGCATAAACTTGAATTAGATTTAATTCGCCTACTCAAGGAAAATCCCGCAGAAAGCAACGTAAGTTCAAGTAGAGGTGCGCAATATCAATAAATACGAATAAGCTCAGTGTCGTGAAACGACTAGATTAATAATAGACAGGGGCGAGTGAAGTGCGATATCCACGAGATTAAAATTCAATGTGCaggttatttttaaaaatctttcgcccgtgtgtgtgtgcatgcgtgtgtgtgcgtgcgtgtgcgcgcgcaagGATTCGGCGAACCCGCACGGTTGCTAGGCGACCACGAAATAATTTTCGTGACGTAGTAGATGGTGCGTTTCGCACACCTGACCTGGAAGCAATAGGGggcggctttaaaaaaaaaagcgcgcACCCGCCCCTCCGACAATCAAAAGCAGATCACAAACAGCCCCTCCAGGACTCGAAGGTGAATGGTGCGCTCGGCACACCCGACTCGACAAAAGCGGAGGCCGGTCTGCAACGACTCAGGTGTGTAGCctcccctctttaagaaaaaGCGGAAGAGCTCCACTTCCGCTGCGGGTACCCGCTCGAGCTGCAGGGGGCAATCCTATTCCGCGGAACCCCTACTCCCCCCAATCCTGCCAACCCCCTTCTCCAGCCAGACTCGCGGTTCCAGGCGGTGTCTACATCCTGCCTTCTTAGCGGcgaggggggaggaggagacagcgagtgagtgagagagctagagagagagaaagagagccgGAGGGAGGCGAGACAAGCCAGTAAATCTATCAGGAGCGAGCAGAGAGGCGGCCTGCAACCCGAGAAGAGGAGGGGgaccttcttcttcttggtctgtttttttattttgcgtgtGGATTTtaaaacacaagccggcggcgCGCTCTGAAAGTTGGACCCCAGACGATTTGGACGACCCCCCATCCCCACCCCCCTTGAAGGAGGCAGCGGCGGCTTCCACCAACCGGAAGGCTGTGGCCCCGTACCCCTCAAGCGAGCATGAGGCTGCTGCCTGGGTTGCTGCTGTTGGCGCTGGCCGCTGCGCCTCGGGTTCACGTCGCCGCGGTAAGTCCAGCAACCTCCACACCTTCCTTCAATCCACCTACCTACCTAACTCCACCATGTTGGATCCTTTGTGTGCACGCGCACGTCCCCATCCACTTAAAGacccgcgtgtgtgtgcgcatgcgttATTAATGAGAGTGAGTGATGATCTTGAGGAAATCCTGCACTCGAACGATATGTCAGACATTTGTCGGGCCCCGATAACACCCCCATACCTCCTCTTCACGCGCCTTAGTCTTTGTGTCCAGTATATGTAAAGCGTAAATTCGCGTGTGCGCGTACGTGCCCGAGTGAGTAATTAGTGGGTCATCCCTAATTGATCTTGATTACGGGCTCTGCGGTTTGTGGCGACTGTCACCGACTTCGCAGCTCGGCGTTAATTCGGCAGAAAGGGGGTGGGTAGTTTGGTGGGTGGGGTAGCCGGCACATTTTATTACGAGCGTGGAAGTGGAAGGATGATGTCATCGGGACCCCGACAGCTCTTCCTCACCCCCTCCCGGAAAAACGGGACCACCGTCATAACACGCCCACGTCTTCCGCTGCCGATGGAGCCATGTTTATTTGAGGGGTACGTAGGAGGAGAAACACGCGGCGCAAAGACAGAATTGTGCAGAGCAAGGCAGGCAAAGGGTAAAAATAAGCGAAATTTGAATGGAGTTCTGTTTGTGACGTCACGGGCAGCTACAGAAGTGGCTATAGCTCACTGATGGACTGAAATGAGACCACTCACGAGGATCATCTCCTGGTCCAGGCCACAGCTCTTAACGGCACGCAAATCCCAACAGTAAAACGGTCCATGAGAACAAATGACAACGCCGATGATGTCATGACCCTTCCCtgcaaaaagccaaagaaaaagcatgAATATTTTGACACTTTGTGACTTTTCAATACTGTCATTACAACTTTACAGTGGTAGTTAGGACATGACGTTATTTAAATCTGAGGTAGCAGCCAGTGTAATctcaagggatttttttttttaaaagtgctaAAAGCTTTTGACGCGGCTCTTCAACAGTCACTCATACACCCGTCAGGATTATTTCTGGGTCAGTCGGTTAGCGTAGCAAAGAGCGCAATGGCCTGCACTTGAACTAATCAGCCGACCGGAGACAGGTGCGGATGTCCAAGCGTGTGTGTCAGTAGAAGTCGTGCGTGTGcttatgtgtgtgcatgtgatgtATTTCTGGCTACTTCCTGTTATCGCAACTCGTGCTATGTTGTCCGTGCGGCTGTGTTTTGCAAGATTTTCCCACAGACATCTGTTGTGTCCCAAGGATGCCCGGCCATGCGTGTGCGTGCTCACGTCTCCGTTTGTGTGTCCTTCATGAGAGACTCGATTGTCCATCTGTCAGCGTGTGGGCCTTGTGGAAAAAAAGTCGGGACTCTCTCGATGCCAACAACTTGTCCTGGCCGGCTCCTCTGAGGCGTCGTGTTCCCTCCGTCCGTGGCGATGAAACTGCACGCCCCcgcctgaccccccccccccctcccttctccgTGTTAGCAGACAAAGCTCTCCATAGTGCGGGTACGAAAGCAAGAAGGGGCGGCAAAGATCGCCAGCAGCTTGAGCGAGGCGAGATGGAGTCCGAGTGTGGAATGCGGGAGGCAATTTGACGCAGGAAGCCGGGCCGGCGGgcaagggggggcggggggagcagagtacacacacacaggtagaAAAGACCCACGAGGGTGAGGCTCCAAAGGTAtttcaggtgtgtgtgtgaaggtggGTGTGGGGGCGGAGGAAATGAAAGAGATCACAGTTCATATCCGGGCCTCCCGACGGCCTGAGGTCAGCAAGGGTGAAGAAAGacgtcccccccccacacacacacactaacacgtCATTTTGTCTCGTGAGAATATTTTGTTCAGAGGGAAATTCCCAGTCATCATCAAAGCTGACATTAGTCAGTATTCCCAAACCGtcttggcggccattttgctaatGGTTTTCCTTCAGCTTGTTTGTTAGCAGCTCTGGGAGTGTTTGGAATGTTGTTGTTGGAAACCAACCAGTGCGGGCACGCTTGCGCCGACATTGTCACGAACATCAAAGTCAGTCATTACCTTATTATTTTGTACACATGGCCATATAGCGTGCCGTCTTTAATACTCGCCGTGAGTCACACGGGCAGACCGTTGAACCCTGgagctgctgttttttttacctttcaTTTAGGCTGCTCAAATCGAGCTGAGAAATGCCGCTTGTGCAGatactaaacacacacac of the Syngnathus typhle isolate RoL2023-S1 ecotype Sweden linkage group LG20, RoL_Styp_1.0, whole genome shotgun sequence genome contains:
- the LOC133144579 gene encoding transcription factor 7-like 1-B; its protein translation is MILILDAYSVEPWCHLPDRVILGHLSNNIPPPGCYQLTPILPPTPQKGRWRKERQTPSKPYIKKPPNAFMLFMKEQRPFVKAQLENSGGEPKDSASVNKVLGQMWKSLTQDKKEKYFDESDRLNQIHASLHPHWSCRDNYGQKKKRVWASTKKSKRTNNVQPRASLMGNNNTVRVPDIPAPAPPSVTFSHFEAPKADLTGHLAVPRQPFLPYTSIWGAGPNENLGCTIGQGFELPPSSSSSSCMLYENDLTTSGLFKTLEELEMSTSSFWDSPLCSSSLHEDDLTSGLFKEFSEVTSNCFSSSPSDTSSLLEDEDILTSDLFKQLLALEAAEASSASFLSSYLI